Proteins co-encoded in one Quercus robur chromosome 8, dhQueRobu3.1, whole genome shotgun sequence genomic window:
- the LOC126696806 gene encoding LOW QUALITY PROTEIN: pentatricopeptide repeat-containing protein At5g16420, mitochondrial (The sequence of the model RefSeq protein was modified relative to this genomic sequence to represent the inferred CDS: substituted 1 base at 1 genomic stop codon): MLRHSHSQLAATATHLRLFSTADPNLLLQSYTVTPPLKPWPQRLYPKRLVSMITRQQNLDLALQIFHYAGKFHPDFSHNYDTYHAIIQRLCRAREFNPVESLLSDLRHSHIKCGENLFVDVIRSYGLASKPDLAVKTFLRIHTFDVQRSVRSLNTLLNALVQNKRYGLVHVLFKNSQTRFGVVPNVFTCNILIKAMCKKNDVEGALQVLDEMPGMGFVPNLVTYTTVLGGYVARGDMGSARRVFVELFDRGWVPDATTYTVLMDGFCKLGMLVDAIKLMDDMEENGVEPNEVTYGVMIEAYCKDKKSGEARNLLDDMLEKRYIPSSTLCCKVVDVLCEEGKVEDACALWKRLLKKNVTPDNAISSSLIHWLCKEEKIREARKLFDEFERGSIPSVLTYNTLIAGMCEKGELCEAGRVWDDMVEKGCAPNAFTYNMLIKGFCKVGNAKEGIKILEEMLEKGCLPNNSTYSVLIKGLYDSGKEEEIIEVLSMAMXSGGIDSNSWGLFLTDIIVNLNSGTDGLNRIYMDSGL; the protein is encoded by the coding sequence ATGCTCCGCCACAGCCACTCCCAGCTAGCGGCCACCGCCACCCACCTCCGTCTTTTCTCCACCGCTGATCCAAACCTCCTCCTCCAATCGTACACTGTGACACCACCACTCAAACCCTGGCCCCAGCGCCTCTACCCAAAGCGCCTAGTCTCCATGATCACCCGCCAACAAAATCTCGACCTTGCCCTCCAAATCTTCCACTACGCCGGCAAATTCCACCCCGACTTTTCTCACAATTACGACACCTACCACGCCATTATCCAACGCCTATGTCGAGCCCGAGAATTCAATCCCGTCGAGTCCTTGCTCTCCGACCTTCGTCACTCCCACATCAAATGCGGCGAAAACCTTTTCGTCGACGTTATACGAAGTTACGGTCTCGCTTCTAAACCTGACCTCGCCGTTAAAACCTTCCTGCGCATTCATACCTTCGATGTTCAACGCTCAGTCAGGTCGCTGAACACTTTGTTGAACGCTTTGGTTCAGAACAAACGATATGGTTTGGTTCATGTTTTGTTCAAGAATAGTCAAACTAGATTTGGGGTTGTGCCCAATGTGTTTACTTGTAACATTTTGATTAAGGCAATGTGTAAAAAGAATGATGTGGAAGGTGCACTCCAGGTGCTCGATGAAATGCCTGGTATGGGGTTTGTGCCTAATTTGGTTACTTACACCACTGTTTTAGGTGGGTATGTTGCGCGGGGCGATATGGGTAGTGCTAGGAGGGTTTTTGTTGAGCTTTTTGATAGAGGGTGGGTGCCTGATGCTACTACGTATACGGTTTTGATGGATGGGTTTTGTAAGCTAGGGATGTTGGTTGACGCAATTAAGTTGATGGATGATATGGAGGAGAATGGGGTTGAGCCCAATGAGGTTACCTATGGTGTCATGATTGAGGCTTATTGTAAAGATAAGAAGTCGGGCGAAGCACGTAACTTGCTTGATGATATGCTTGAGAAGAGATATATACCTAGCTCAACACTTTGTTGTAAGGTGGTTGATGTGTTGTGTGAAGAAGGGAAGGTTGAGGATGCATGTGCGTTGTGGAAGAGGCTTTTGAAGAAGAATGTTACACCTGATAATGCAATATCAAGCTCACTTATACATTGGCTTTGTAAGGAAGAAAAGATAAGGGAAGCAAGGAAGTTGTTTGATGAATTTGAGAGGGGTTCTATTCCGAGTGTTTTGACTTATAATACACTCATAGCGGGGATGTGTGAGAAGGGAGAGTTGTGTGAGGCAGGGAGGGTGTGGGATGACATGGTGGAAAAAGGTTGTGCTCCTAATGCTTTTACCTATAACATGTTGATTAAGGGGTTTTGTAAGGTTGGCAATGCAAAGGAGGGGATCAAAATCCTGGAGGAAATGTTAGAAAAGGGATGTTTGCCGAACAATTCAACTTACTCTGTATTGATCAAGGGGCTTTATGACTCcggaaaggaagaagaaattaTAGAGGTTCTTTCAATGGCCATGTAAAGTGGAGGAATTGATAGTAATTCTTGGGGTCTTTTCTTAACCGACATCATTGTTAATCTCAATAGTGGGACTGATGGTCTTAACAGAATATATATGGATAGTGGTTTATAA